The genome window aagctacacAACCGACTCTACCACATAAAAAAGCAGATAACGGAAAAAAGGATTAAGTGTTCAACGTACCATATTCATCACAGCGCCTAACGAAAGTCCTCATACCTTACTCAAGGTCTTTAATAGcacaaaataaatggaaatgtcCATAGACTTACGCGGGGGGAGATCGCTTATTTATATATCACAAAGGCACACAAGAATAACTATTTAAAAACGAGGGACACGCCCCCTTAAGATACTCGAAGCCTTTTCTTCAACGATCAGATAAGACGTATACTGCGTGTCGTGTCTCACCGacaattaaacagaaaaaaacacgGAGACAGGGCGAGTTTAGAAACGCCTTTTCTATTCATACATCCGCGTCAGACAATTTTCAAGACGGCTACCACGTGTGACCATTGTTGCTCTAGCGCCAGTTCATAAAACTACATCAGTCATTCTGACTacccaaattattatttttagtatcgataatatcatcattattaatatttacgAACGTTCATATTAAGATCATTACAAGGGAACTAACTTGGATACTGAATAATGTCAATAAAATTGCCAAAGTACAAAATTGGTCCCCCAGGACTTCTATAACAAGCAGCACTTAATACTATAAAAATGTACAATCAtgttaacagaaaatattaattaatttttttctttttccaacagATCCTACCACCTCTTTGAGAATGAAGATGGGAGCGATGTGATCCTTATGGTGGGGGAAGGCAGTTATCGAGAGAGAGTGCCAGCCCACACCTGGGTACTTGCTGGTGGCAACCAGTACTTCAGGGCCCTGTTCCAAGGCCCCTTTGCCGACAGGCACAAGAAAACCTACGACATCCCCAATGACCCAAAGGGATTCCAGAATCTTTTGAGGTAAGTAAGCCATTCTGCTGCAACCATTTTAGTGTTATTTTTGTAAAGAATTCATTCCAGCCTAGTAGTAAATGATTGCCATAGTCAAACACGTGAAATCCATCCCCTAAAGCCCAACATGAACAAAGTATACCGTGAACACTAAATAAATATATCCTCTGACAGTAGATATATAGCTAAGAAATACATACATGAACTAGCTAAATAACTTAACTGAACCTGAATAAGACCTAATCAATTGTTTTTCACAGGTGGTTATACCGACATGAATGTGGGATCCAAAGTATGGATAGTGCCCTCATCACCTTACAAGTAGCCATTGAGTACCTGTGTCCAGAATTAGCAGAGTTATGCGTCGAGTACATTGGAAAGCACTTGAGAGTGTCTAATGTGCTTAAGGTATTGCAGTTCACCTGGAGATACTGTCCTTCTGCTCAGATGGCTGACGACAGTCAAGCATCAGCGCCTCTGTCACCAGCTCCTTCAGCTCCTAGTCTTGAAGCAATGTTTGGCCCTGATCAGGGAGGCCTACACCAGTTTGGTGCTGCAGACAGATTACAGCAACTGGACATATCCCAAAACCCAACTCACAACACGTGTCAGCTACCAAATCCTTCAGAGGAAACAGAGTTCCAGGACCCAACAGCATGCTGTAGTGATCTTTACAATGTCTGCCTCGAAGTTGTGGACAGTGCCACAGAGTCTGTTTTGGTCTCTGAACCTTTAGAAGAATTGGACTACAGAACTTTACAGCTCATTTTGAAGAGATCAACTCTCAACATCAAAAATGAAGTGTTAATACTTCAAGCAGTGCAGAGGTGGTCAACAGCTGAATGCAAACGTCGCATGCTGCCTTTGACCTCTGAAAACAGAAGAGCAGTTCTTGGTGATCTCCTGTACCACGTACGATTCTTGAACATGACAAACGAGCAACTTCAACAGACCAGCAGCCTCCTCACGGCTGATGAATTCAACTACCTAGCTACTAGAATATCAGGTCACACTCCTGCAACAGTACCTGTCACTCTTAACCCCCACCTGCCCATGATGGCTACACCTCGCCATCACAAACCGCCTACTCTGCCAACCACAGAATCACCCAGCAAGAGCAAGAAGAAGAGCAGCACAGGCAAGAGAAAATACACGAAAAAGGAGCTAATGTTGGATGTAGTTTCCTGCCTTGCTGTGATTTTTGATTAACATTTCATTTCTGCTTAAATGAATTCGTGTTGCAGCAGTTGTCTTCAAAGGAGGTTGCGTTTATTCTTTCGTGAAGGACAACATTCTTTTGAAGTTCAACAAACATTTACCTCTATGAGGTTTAGGTCTCAAATCTACCAAGAAATTGGGTTTGTTTTGTAGTACATGTGCGTGATTTTTGACAGATCCTAATTTTGGCCAATAAATTGTTGGTAGTTGCGTACAGAAAGTTTTCCAAAACAGAACTGATGATTTTGTTTAACTTAATAATTTGACAAATTCTACTACTGTTGTACAAAGAATTAATTTGCTGAAAGATTTTTATCATTGTATAGATGTTGAATGGTtaatagttttatgaaattataagatTTACGTTGCAGCTTCGCTGCAGTCATTTACAGATAGGAAAATCTAATTGCAAATACAATGTGCATCTCATAAATGGTGTACTCTGAATGTGATAATCAGCTAACTAACTTGAAAGACTTGCCTTTTACTTGATAGTTGTTATATGTTGCGTGGAAAGATGTTCTGTATTATAAagctttttcttatattttatatgcaaatcttCTTGCATATAGTAATAGTCTAGTCATCTCATTACTGCATTTCTTTACTTAGCATTAAGTGGCGCGGCTATGtggaaattttacaaaaaaactaaaaagaaatcaaaacaacagttaggcatttttcttttcctttgaaaTAAATGACCCATAAAATGAATTTCAGGATTATAACTGATGAAGGAATTTTACATTTGTAAACAAACTTTGTTCATAATGCACAGACAAATAAGAGAGtaccagaaattattttgtctcaACTTCTTACAACAAATAAATCCAACGAATTCGTCAaaccacacaaacacatttacaGTACTGCCAAATCTCAAATAGACATCAAATATTTTATCTACCAGTATGAGGCTTAGGTAGTATAATACACGGTGCTGGCATGTTTTTACAATGATAAACACGCTACGATACATAAGAAATGGATAAGGACTTGTTCCTTTCCTGCATTTCAGTGTGCATCATGCTATATCCAATGAGATGGAGGGAACCTAATCATTTACATGAGCTTAGACACCTCAAACAACTTACACGAGGAAGACCCATAACAAATACTCTGTGATCCAAAAAGGACATGATAAAATTCAAAGAGCAATTTACATTGAAGAACTAAGCCATAACGGTGATAAATTTGCCTAGGTTCGACATCCTATTACTCTCCCAGGACATAAAATGCACTACATGTATGAAACATTACTCTGGTTCAAAGCCTCAACTAGAAACATACAACTACCGTCTAAAAGCCTTTACGAGAGTTCTGCGATATCTCAAAACgggaaagaataaaaattattgacAGCTATGATATACACCTATAAATATTCATGATGTCATTAATACACCTGAACAGAAGTACAGTATATACACTGTATTTGCTACACAGCCTCTGAACTATTAACCATGCCAATGACACTCCAAGTGACATATGTGGTTGCCATTATTATTACAGTATTCACATCTTGAAACATCCTGAATTTTGAAGCTGAGACAATATTTAGATGAGAAAACACCCACGTAAATTGAATAATTGTATACGTAATCTCTAAATTGTTCAGTACTCTAATCAGTTTCTGTGCATATTAAGCAAAGTTCCGAATATTGGAAAAGTATTCTCTGTATGTTTGCCTGTTCATAACTGAAGacaaattatataatctattgtCATTTTTATTCAGATTCAGATGAATGCAGAGTAATTTGTATGTCCATTAAGTGTAATGTATAACACACACTGAAAACATGTTTGTTTGAAAATATGTGAGATGCTcccattacatatatttacaaactttttaatatacatttaaacGCGCTTGCGGGAACTGTCCGTGCCATATGCTAAAAATCATAATGCTAAATGTAAAAAGAGTATATAAATCTGTACTTGTGCTTATATACGGAAATAGTCGGTGTCATACGATGTCATAAGCTTGGAATCACATTGAATACACACAATAGTGACAGAGGTGTATATTCTGGCTCTCTCGTATCAAAATGCATAGAATTTCAACAGTATTTCATCTAAAATCTTTAACAGTTTTCGTTAGTCTTAAGTCTTCTAACTTCTAATTCTACTCCAATGGCAAAACGattaactttagcagctttttGTTAGCAATGTTTCCATCACAACTTGTTCATGTTtgagttaatttttaaaaaaatgtatcacTTGTTGCCAatgtcaaaaaacaaaacacaaaaaaagctTAATGTATTGTCACAATTAGGATGATAAATGAAAACTACTTTCTTTGTCCCTTAAAACATGACTCTgaggttagtttttattgttttttataattattcagaATAATTTTGTCTTACACAGCTTCTGCTTACTGCAATGTGATTATCATTTAATggaaagatattatatattatgtacatagaCTCAAAAAATTCTTgagttttgttttacatttttgcaAGATTGTAAAAGAATGTTGCCAAAGTTAATAAACCGAATGAACTAAGAGATGCTTTGTCTTATTTCCAATTCCCacaatttttatttggttatgaTCATCACCCTAATTAATTCTGTTTGTATCGGTATTACCATCAAAGTGATGGCTATGATTATTTTATAGGgctttgttttgataacttttcCACCATTTACTTCACTAGAAAAATTAAAAGCACCGAAATGCAATACAACCATGACCCCAAGAGAGCAGGTACAATAAACATAAGACAGGAGAAGAatgatcggagagagagagagagagggaaaaaaaaggaagggcaCCAATTCACACTTTCCCAAAGAGACACCTTAATTGAAGGAGGCAGAAGCTCGTGACCGCTTCATTATGTTCTAAGTCCCAAccgtaataattaataatataaaaagctattataatctctctcgcatacatttcttaaaattctAAGGACACTTGAAAACTCGCTCAAAGCAACTTCATTGCTCATTTTGGGAGAGCTAGTAAATTCTCCCGGTAGACTAAAATGTCCAGGGGTCCACACTTACGGATGCCCCTAATgcaagggcccgtgctggcataaggccagcttaatctaaaccaaCCTACCAACTGAATAACTGCAACAAGATTGACATAACTGCCTTCTCAACTGTCTTTCTTCATAGGATAACAATGCGCGAATAACGAGGATCCCAGATACTGACCTGTCGAACACCAGGCAAGATGTCTCGAGAATTATTGAAAGCATAAACAAGGCCTGTCTATAACGCGTTTAAAAACTCCGAATAAGGTCATGActatattcatacacactgcCGAGGCTGTCTTGGAGTAAAAGTTAGATTTATAGCCTGTTCATAAATCagcttttcctcatcaaaagcaAACTAGCTTTTCCCCATCAGAAGCAAATTAGGTTCAACATGCACAAGCGACAATGAAGTCATCGTTGGGGCATAACCTATTCTAACTAGTTCGTTGCTGACAAGCAATCTGCTTTAATAGTCAGTCGATGAGCCACTAATATTCTCCAACCAGTCTACGTTGAAAGATAAGCTATCTTAGCTATAATTCCCTTGAAGCTCCtcaaaatcaaatgaaatgtACTAGCAGGCTTATGGTACCCATTACTTGGTTGTCAAATGCAGCACCAAAggggccataaaaaaaaaaaaaaaaaaaaaaaaaaatctaccatcCATTTAATCTTAACAACTTGATTTGAAGGATTTGTATTATCAAATAAGCTGCTCTAGGAAAAAAAATGCGACAGTACGCATTTATTAAACAGT of Macrobrachium nipponense isolate FS-2020 chromosome 11, ASM1510439v2, whole genome shotgun sequence contains these proteins:
- the LOC135223006 gene encoding BTB/POZ domain-containing protein 6-B-like isoform X3, whose product is MISHSERFCRHAVKSCAEMLGFLLHIYTCSTTRNLMHLKSGVVPNSNLIHLPSYDDNRPTTIMGTQMPTKKAPTPKQHGPPVTESGAQDRISESYHLFENEDGSDVILMVGEGSYRERVPAHTWVLAGGNQYFRALFQGPFADRHKKTYDIPNDPKGFQNLLRWLYRHECGIQSMDSALITLQVAIEYLCPELAELCVEYIGKHLRVSNVLKVLQFTWRYCPSAQMADDSQASAPLSPAPSAPSLEAMFGPDQGGLHQFGAADRLQQLDISQNPTHNTCQLPNPSEETEFQDPTACCSDLYNVCLEVVDSATESVLVSEPLEELDYRTLQLILKRSTLNIKNEVLILQAVQRWSTAECKRRMLPLTSENRRAVLGDLLYHVRFLNMTNEQLQQTSSLLTADEFNYLATRISGHTPATVPVTLNPHLPMMATPRHHKPPTLPTTESPSKSKKKSSTGKRKYTKKELMLDVVSCLAVIFD
- the LOC135223006 gene encoding BTB/POZ domain-containing protein 6-B-like isoform X4; translation: MGNASSRKRRKANNINKCFSMKSKEANKYLISYHLFENEDGSDVILMVGEGSYRERVPAHTWVLAGGNQYFRALFQGPFADRHKKTYDIPNDPKGFQNLLRWLYRHECGIQSMDSALITLQVAIEYLCPELAELCVEYIGKHLRVSNVLKVLQFTWRYCPSAQMADDSQASAPLSPAPSAPSLEAMFGPDQGGLHQFGAADRLQQLDISQNPTHNTCQLPNPSEETEFQDPTACCSDLYNVCLEVVDSATESVLVSEPLEELDYRTLQLILKRSTLNIKNEVLILQAVQRWSTAECKRRMLPLTSENRRAVLGDLLYHVRFLNMTNEQLQQTSSLLTADEFNYLATRISGHTPATVPVTLNPHLPMMATPRHHKPPTLPTTESPSKSKKKSSTGKRKYTKKELMLDVVSCLAVIFD
- the LOC135223006 gene encoding BTB/POZ domain-containing protein 6-B-like isoform X1, with the translated sequence MTLIAQERLYRTDKLHVPTWTAFCKRILRYLRSKRAAHLFSRKDGKDKSLLDTQGKPNVCKPSDLQAAQEGPKSGVVPNSNLIHLPSYDDNRPTTIMGTQMPTKKAPTPKQHGPPVTESGAQDRISESYHLFENEDGSDVILMVGEGSYRERVPAHTWVLAGGNQYFRALFQGPFADRHKKTYDIPNDPKGFQNLLRWLYRHECGIQSMDSALITLQVAIEYLCPELAELCVEYIGKHLRVSNVLKVLQFTWRYCPSAQMADDSQASAPLSPAPSAPSLEAMFGPDQGGLHQFGAADRLQQLDISQNPTHNTCQLPNPSEETEFQDPTACCSDLYNVCLEVVDSATESVLVSEPLEELDYRTLQLILKRSTLNIKNEVLILQAVQRWSTAECKRRMLPLTSENRRAVLGDLLYHVRFLNMTNEQLQQTSSLLTADEFNYLATRISGHTPATVPVTLNPHLPMMATPRHHKPPTLPTTESPSKSKKKSSTGKRKYTKKELMLDVVSCLAVIFD
- the LOC135223006 gene encoding BTB/POZ domain-containing protein 6-B-like isoform X5; the protein is MGTQMPTKKAPTPKQHGPPVTESGAQDRISESYHLFENEDGSDVILMVGEGSYRERVPAHTWVLAGGNQYFRALFQGPFADRHKKTYDIPNDPKGFQNLLRWLYRHECGIQSMDSALITLQVAIEYLCPELAELCVEYIGKHLRVSNVLKVLQFTWRYCPSAQMADDSQASAPLSPAPSAPSLEAMFGPDQGGLHQFGAADRLQQLDISQNPTHNTCQLPNPSEETEFQDPTACCSDLYNVCLEVVDSATESVLVSEPLEELDYRTLQLILKRSTLNIKNEVLILQAVQRWSTAECKRRMLPLTSENRRAVLGDLLYHVRFLNMTNEQLQQTSSLLTADEFNYLATRISGHTPATVPVTLNPHLPMMATPRHHKPPTLPTTESPSKSKKKSSTGKRKYTKKELMLDVVSCLAVIFD
- the LOC135223006 gene encoding BTB/POZ domain-containing protein 6-B-like isoform X2; protein product: MTPNPILRKMETTHWTEFVLKLDGRKPIQHNMYSHTHPCMGFVVIQHLKSGVVPNSNLIHLPSYDDNRPTTIMGTQMPTKKAPTPKQHGPPVTESGAQDRISESYHLFENEDGSDVILMVGEGSYRERVPAHTWVLAGGNQYFRALFQGPFADRHKKTYDIPNDPKGFQNLLRWLYRHECGIQSMDSALITLQVAIEYLCPELAELCVEYIGKHLRVSNVLKVLQFTWRYCPSAQMADDSQASAPLSPAPSAPSLEAMFGPDQGGLHQFGAADRLQQLDISQNPTHNTCQLPNPSEETEFQDPTACCSDLYNVCLEVVDSATESVLVSEPLEELDYRTLQLILKRSTLNIKNEVLILQAVQRWSTAECKRRMLPLTSENRRAVLGDLLYHVRFLNMTNEQLQQTSSLLTADEFNYLATRISGHTPATVPVTLNPHLPMMATPRHHKPPTLPTTESPSKSKKKSSTGKRKYTKKELMLDVVSCLAVIFD